tgcatacattttatatgaacgCTACACTTCGGTTCTCCGCAAATGCCATACGTACAACCGTCGCCTCacgtttttaataacatttgtaTACAGAGTAGACAGAGTAATACTGAATTATATTTGTCTAGGACATATTCAAATCTATAATTAGATAGTTTGTGTGTTAATtcgtttttgtaaaaatatctgtaCGAATTTCAGTGCATttcattattatgtatgtagataAACTCcgctaataaacaataattatattgttaaaattattaatgattagTGAAAATGATGAATGTTTtatagaagtaaacgcaaagaCTGCTGAATGGTTCTAGATTAAATTTGGTTTATAGATAGGTCATGTTTGGAATTAGGATAAAGGTATTTAtccttattgatattttaatttccgAGAAGTACATAAACGAAGCTGCGAGCTAACCTCATTATTCAGCTGTTTATTCTTtgcatttgattaaaattattcataataatgatttcttatgtttacgcgaatgtaagacattaaaataaaactattttcggattttatttcaattattcataatatttgtgAAACACGGACAATTATAGTAATCGCTGACCAGCAGCCCGTCGTTTGAGGAATGTGGCGTGAACCAACATAAGTCGCCTCGGAATACTGACGTGTTAGTTTGAATTATTTACAGTACTGACACTGAAGGGCGTAACTGTAGGGTGGCACGACTGCAAAATGCCTTAACTTCGGGCTGATAGACCTCCCGACAAAGGAAGAGACCCTGATGCACAGGCTTGATTTTCAGGCTATTTTTACAGATGCTTATTGTAACCTAGTTtgctagtaggatatattttatatccgcccggatagcgaccaccgtacacaaggtgctaaaacccgccgtagtggcccacgaaagtgtcgcgttccgagatgagactgtgtatatcctgttccgaCAGGCGTTCGTAATCGTGTCGAATGCCaagggggtaatcatctctcgtcagtcgacattctattggaccccacttcacttaccgtAAGGTGCAGTAGGGCCACATTTCCATGCacgtaaaaaaactataattacattaataagtcataataatagtaaaatgtcTATGAAATGTAATATcaccatattttattattataatattccgcTTTAACGACCATCGACCtcggtaatataaatattgacacCAATAAGAAATGTCAGGAGTTAAGTagcgataataaatattatatagccttataaaatgtattaatactGTGTTAAACCATATGAACGTGCGAAATGTGAATCTGTGATATTTATAGGTTATTGATTTATACACTTCATATACAGAGGAGCATTTAGTCGGACTAATGCCAAAGGTATTGTCTACCAGTCGGCATTAGGgtgatgtaaataaacaaagtaggTGTGTCTAGGAATAGTgagatatataattttactaaagcATATATgcgataaaaaattatgtatatattttatataatactctAAAATACATAGATATTACACATATAagaatatgataaataaataagtatattatatgcTATAATTTGTGACATCGATTCATCTATTCTATCCATCGGCAATTGtctcttattttaatattagtactatgaaaatattataaattgtttctaaaatagtaaaaacacgTTGCAGATAtatttcggaataaaaataacGGCAAATATCAAGTAGAAACTGTGTAACATTGGCTAAATAATACCTTAGGAAAAATGACACAAGAATTTCAAAATGGAAGCTATCAATCCGTATCAGATTTCTACTCCGGAAGATCTGTATTTATCACCGGAGCAACTGGATTCCTCGGTAAAGTAAgtgattattaaatttaatattataatagacttttttaatttaatacggAGTAGACCTTAAACTTTAGGTATCAATGTAGACAATCTAAATAGTTTGTTGTTCGCTCCTGCGTCAGAAGGGGCTAGGGTGCAGTGgtaaaaggtgaaattttccgaaacagAACCCGacatagatactaatatgcatgcaTGAGGTCTGCAAATCTAATGATAAATTCCACATAAAAGGAAGGcggcaggaatcaggttatatggacccttcaccattTTTAaggtgttattaaaaaatattttaaaagcatgaAAATTAAGTAAGCAGTAATGAAATTAGACGAAGGAACaacattattgtaaaaatacgaCTAAgctcctttaaaataaaaacattgcctTTTCTCGTGTTTTATGTAGacttcgcactaggccagcgtggtggcctaaggcctaatccctctcagtagtagaggaggctcatgCCCAgtagtgagacagtatataatacaagggtGATATGTGAGAAACAACGTATTTTCCTCGATTAAAATTTGCCTCATTATTAATTAAGTCGCATTGCTAATTAAAGAATAcaactaatatttattgtgtGCATTTCATTTCAGGCTTATGTAGAAAAACTTGCCTATGAATGTAGAGAAATCGataaaatctacattttaaTAAGGCACAAGAAAGCTGTTAACCTTGAACAgagaattcaaaattatttagatcAACCGGTATGTGAAAACACAATTTTTATCTATAGTATTTAAGTGATGCAATTCAAATGCTAGAacttaatcttaataatattgttagtatataattttggacattacaaattatatttgttttataacaattaatttcgctattataatggaaataaagtCCTCCACACACGAGCAATACCAATCAAATTAGAGAATAATAATGAACTGCATAATattgcacgttacaatatttaatataatatttattcaaaaaagaGAAGTGAGTATATAGGAAGTCTCAGAGGTAGCAATAgtgatatgataaaaaatataaattaattaacgtaCAGTTTTTCACGAGATTAAAGGAAGAAAGGCCAGAGGTGATACAGAAAATAATTCCAATACTAGGAGACATAACGGCACCCAAATTAGGACTCAAAGCTGAAGATGAACAGACATTGATTGATAAGGTAATGTAAAGAAATTCTACGAAAagatacctacatataaaaaGAGGTTCTTGTAACATATTACTTAGTGGATAATGATGTTGGTTGtgtaattgtttatttctatactattgttttttaagagtcttattacaaaattgtttgttgtcccaaatcaaataaaatacccAGTTATTGTTAAAGTGTGAATTGCTCCTCCACTGAAATCGTCGCGCAACTGCTATGACATTGTTGGCCAGTAGCGTTGCTCCAGCAACTTTATGTATTACTTACTAAATTCAATAGAAACAAGTTAATAACATCTGAGCGATGACGTAATAGTCTCAACACAAATTTATAGTTCACtcgttcaaatataatttacatgatATATGTCGTTAcgattattattgatttatgatattaatgatcatactaattataatttgcctATTTTCATCTAATAATTTAATCACAGGTGTCAGTAGTAATTCATTCGGCGGCGGTTGTCAAATTCAATCAAGCTCTAAAAGACGCCATTAATGCGAACGTAGAGGGCACGAGGAAAGTGTTAAGCCTAGCAAAACTTATGAAAAATGTATGCGTAAGTACAGAAGTatcttatagattttattttcataattgcACCCTTATCTTTTTGtatcttattatataaatctcTGCATAACTAAGGGATACAGAGGTAGCTAATGTATGTAACatttaataagcaataaggTGGTTATTTGCAAGTGGGTGACCCATGCTTCTTACAGCGAAACGATAAGCTGAAAAGCAAATAGTACACACGTATTAACCATCGGTTGTTCTTCTTGCGTCGatgtcctcaatgctgagggtcgtgacctcCTACAGGGATCATTTTATTCCGGACTATACTGCGCCAATGGTGCCGGTTAACCATAATTTGCCGCAATAAATAAACCATAATTTTGTTTCCACCAGACCTTCGTGTACATCTCAACAGCGTACTCCAACTGCCAAGAGTATGTGGTGGAAGAGGTCCTGTACCCTCCGCCCGCTGATTTGGAAGAGGCCAAGAAGTTTGCCATGAAGCACTATATCTTAGGAGACGATGACAAAGAACTTATAAGtacctacaatattttttattattttattttaaaattagagcTAGATATCGCGTGTTAGCAAACGCCTTTACGGCAGTAGTACTTTTAAAAATGGTAGTTACGCTGTAGATTTTTGTTATAAGATGAATAGACAAGAATACACTCTACAAaggttgttatttttttaataaattaataacaagcTCAGGAAACAGCTTGCGTTATGATACGCTCCTCATCAAGCGAGTGGCTTCATTACTATGCCGCTTGGCAATGCAAACGACATTGTACACCTATTGCCTACCGCATGTAGAATATATACCAAAAACTCATAGAAATCGTCTTCTTGAAACCGTGTCATCTAGTAaattaatatgtctcgcgtaagttttaatattattatgtcatacAAAATCGTTAAATAATAGCTTACTATTCCATTAAAATCCGTAAGAGTACCTAATTTACTTTCAGAAAACCACCCGAATACTTACACATTTTCAAAAGCCCTGGCAGAGCAAGTTGTAGCGGAGAACCGAGGGGATTTACCAACTATAATCATCAGGCCGTCCATCGGTCAGTATGCGCCATTGACATTCAAAGTCAAAATGTACTACTCAAGCAGCCACTCCAGTTATcgttattcaatttaatatatcataatctgtataaaattaatttatctatatatataaaaatgaatccctatttcccttggtcacgccatcacgcgtgaacggctggaccgatttcactattttttttgttgtgttcgttattgtcaggagaaggttcttataaaagatgaaatgaaaaattcgcgaaaaattagtttaagaaaacttaacgacaatattaattttacataactggtttgaaataactgtcagcgatcgacagaatacgcgcgtgcatacatagttaagacaggacaacgtctgtcgggtcaactagtatgcAATAATTTCCACCCATTTTCATTCACGGGCGCAGCAaactaaaaaaattcaaatgccAGCGCAATTTCCAGTATCAGCATCAGAAAGAGAGCCAGTGAAAGGATGGGTAGATAACTTGACCGCAGCGACTGGTGTCATCACATCTCTAGTCAAGGGCTGGATCCACGTCATAGAGGCGAGCGGCGACGTGGTGTTAGACATCATACCCCTGGACTACGTGGTCAACCTCACCATCGTGGCGGCTAGCAGAAGCTCGCTGTAAGACTTCGTGACTgtatcatcaacatcatcatcttCATCATTTGGAAGCCTACTAATGTATACATATAGGTCTCCCCTAAATATTTCCTCATCAACATGATATTAGAAACAGTCTGAATCCAGAGAGAGATAATTAATGTTAGGAAATGATTCTTcagaaaaactatattttgcTTTTCAGAAATCGTACTTTTCGAAATTCCTGTCCGATTCTACTTTTGCATGAATCTTTAGggcgtttttttatttatagatactgatagttcaaaaataaaattttggtaaataagtacataatttgtttaaaaaataccatttcaatGAAGCATCATTAACAAGGGGATCTTAAAGTTATTTCACAAAGCGACGGTGACAATTGTATGTAAACCATTGTTTAATATCTTTATCAGGGTACCAGGACTGCGCGTGTACCACAGCTGCAGCAGCACCACCAACCCCATCACCTTGAAGAATATCTATACTCATATCAAGGAATTCACCTCCCAAAACAATAACAGTGAGtgaacattatttatacaaaagataaCTTGAGACAGGAGAATGCAGCGCACAACAGATATAGGTTTCTGATGACGAAGACTCCATTCCTACGCAATTGTCATGTGGATACGGGCTGAAGCAAGAAGCGTCTCAGATTTAAGTGTGTGAAAGAGATAAAGCGATCGTGAGGCCCgttataagatatattataggAAAGAGATTTCAATCAATCAATTTGAAGTTTGCTAGCCTATATCAATCCCAGGcaaatcgtataaaaaaataacacaaagtattgtaaataacattttaaaaaagacaaatatttacaaatacgtAAAAATCGTGAGACATTTAAGTCTACAGCTATTAGTGACACTAAACCAGGTAGATCATAACAAAAAGATatgttgatataatataattgttccAGATGCCAGCCATCATGTATCGATGTTCTTCATCAAAAACAAAGCGTTGGTATCCGGGCTGACGTGCCTCATGCAAATTTCACCAGCCTTCATGGCCGATATGTGGCTCAGATGCAAGGGGAAGCAACCCAAGTGAGAATCAACTGAATAACTATCAAGTCTAGTTTACTATATCGCTCGTGTAGTGGTTCCAGGATAAAAAAGTTGATTAGATTTATTCGGGACTTGGTTTTTCAGTGTAGCAAAATCAACCCCTTTTAGAGAAGTCAGTTCGGGGTAAACGtataaaaaatctacataaattatggcAGGTCTACAAAAGAACTACACCATACCCTCCACTAAGTTAAATATATCCATTTCAGATACCTCAAACTACAATCGAAAGTATTACAAGGGCGCAACATGTTGGAATTCTTCTCGACCCGCTCCTGGCAGATACACAGTGAAGGCGCGTGTTCCCTCTATTCTTCTCTAAGCCCTGAGGACCGGAAGGCGTTCCGCTGTGACACAACACACATTGAGTGGCGGGAGTACATTTTCCATTATTTAGTAGGCATAGAGCGGTATTTGGCGAGGAAATCGTAGGAAGTGTTCtcctttatatttgtaatagaatCAAGGTAGAAGATTTGAgagtaaattaaataagaaatgaatCCATTATTCAGCTTTTATTATAGTAAGTCAatagaattactttttaaaaaataaactgatatatttcgttTCTTAAAAACTTTGTCTATCTGTGCAAAAAAGGTCATGagaagaaaagtattttttttttatttgttcaactCTGTCCTACTGACTATACACACATTGAAGCTGGCATATAATTCTGGCAACCGTCTAAATAACTTTACTTGTtagttgatataatatttagtcgACAGTGTACTGAACACTAAGCGCCTGTCTtacaagttttaagtaaattctATTTGACAACTAATGTAGatactatcccccttattcataaacgttttttatctagggacggagtaaagctgtgataacaagcttgtttctcagtgcccaacggcactgagaaacagacatagggccgttgtgattggctattattattgtatctcaatattagccaatcacaacggccctatgtctacgcactgagaagactgccatgccgtcagcactgagaaacagacttgttatcacagctttactcggtcgttagataaaaaacgtctatgaataagggggtatatcTATATCACGATATAATTCTATATCacgatttaaaatgtatttgagagaatagtcttacttataagcttgttttagcgttaaaaggtggttaagaattgcttaaatagctgtcaaaaacatcaccgttGCCAAGTTGAAACCTAATTATGAGgtaagatggcgggttttgacttacagctaatcgagtaaatttgtactttaactaagcatagctttgcgaaaattgtataagtaagactgataaatTAGAATGTGACTTTTGTATAAGAAGTTGTGTAACAGGCccatagtattataatatagcgttaggataaataaaatcaatcggATGGTACGTTACAAATAAACTTGTAAACTCCGCTACATTGTACAATCCTTTACAAAATTCTCTAATGCCTCGATACTTTGTTACTCTAGTATCACATTATCTTGACTGTTTTTAATTTGCCGAATTACATTGTTTCTTTATACAACGGAATAACGGACTGGTAGCTTTCTTAGTGGGAATACTGCAaggtactgcaatattttgGGATAGATTAtgaaatttgctggtggtaggatatgttttatatccgctcggatagcgaccaccgtacacaaggtgttaaaacccgccatattgatccacgtaagtgtgtcgcgtacaatagaccggcataattgtgtcaactgccgaggggtaatcatccctcggccatcgacattctattgcacttcattccacttaccatcaggtgccgtggGACGTTTCCatattcagataaaaaaaatgacaacatCATTAGGGTATGAAgacgtagatttttttttaaatacagataACCTATTCTTAATGAATGTCATGAAATAGaagataaaactaataataataagcgaAAGTGAGTCAGGAAAAAGCATTCAAAGAATCCTATTCCGTTTCAAAGGACCATCAAGCTAGTAACCATTTTGCTAGTATAACTTTTGAGTATTATGAAAACAactaatttttttaatcactGATGTATCAGGtacttgaaattaaaacaacgcgtctttgaaaatacaaataagGGCCGCCAGAATTTGCTTGTTGACAACTAAAAACAGACAAACATCTCAAAGAATACGCTCAAAACTTTTGATGGATCACCAGAGAAAACTCCCCTTTATAAGAATTACTACCTAAACTCGAGATCTTAGGTCATACCTAGCCTCACTCTTATATTATCTTACCTCGTATTACTATGCGACGCCCAAACAGCCAAACTTAAGCGTCGCATACTGAACAAATGCTCTTCCTTTTCATGTGATGCTATAGATACATGGCAATTTATCGAAGCAATTTATCATTAATACCAGACCATCGCTCGTGTAAAAACTCATTAGAGCGTATTATCACTTGTCGCGACGCAGGTGACGATCTCCAGGTTATTAATCTTCTTGTGAtgtaactacaaaataaatggCATCAGGATGGAAACATTTTGGAAATATCACCTCTGAAGATATAAGTAGGTactcgaatatatattttaaaataaatccagGGCAAATATTTTGAAGCTCGAATGTGCTCAATGCGTGGACCATGGACCAAtgttatttgtgttttgatCTGTGACGGCCccactaaaaactaaatttaaaaaattataatgtcaatTAAGTCACTATCTGGTGACCACGTGGTAAAAAAGTTAGTAGTAATCGATTCTAAATAACttttaactatatatttaaaaacataataatactagttatattcataattaataacagtttatattatacttttgtaGAACGGGGTTACTCCATTAGGAATGATATAGTCTCGCTCAGGTGCGGAGCTTGCTTTACGACTCCCAACAAAAAAGGTTTAGCtacaagaataattatttattggtaaatTAATTACGCGAATAGCAAAACAAATGTAACGTTTTGAGAGATTATtacctaatattaataatatctttatggAAAAATATAGCTGATGTCACTGATGTATAACTGAATCATAAACTCTACAATAGGAGCATCTAGTgttgaagggtccatataacccgattcctacgaGCTTCCCtttcttatgtaaaatataattatcatttgaaCGATTTGtaaaccgcatttatgcttattattagtacttatatgttgtgtcgcgttccgtttCGGAAAtatcacccttcaccactggtagCATCACTcagaataacaaacaaaacactggacgattattttacataaacgaTTTCAATCTTAGTCGTTGATACGTTCCCGTgataaaccaatcaaagtaaGCCATTTGTAAGCAAGCcaaaaagctttgttctgattggtccattttcacgaCCGATCGATAAAGCGATTGAGattgtttatgaaatttgaaaaaCAGCGGTTAATGCCCAATATGACGGCTTCGTTGGCATGGTTTGTCTGGGAAGGTATAGTAATagcataacataatattaccaGTATCATAGcggggatagcctagttgggtgtgagaCGGACTGCCTaaatgaatgtccgcaggttcaaatcccaaaggcaaacacctctgatttttttaaataattatgtgtgtattctttgtgaatttatcgcttgctttaacggtgaaggaaaaacatcgtgaggaaacctgcatacctgagaaattctctataggaaatttgagggtgtgtgaagtctaccaatccgcaataggccagcgtggtggactaagacctaatccctatccgtagtagaggacgcccgtgcccagcagtaggataatattaatacacggctcttattattatattatcagtaAGTATGTAACACAGGTAAATACGTGTGAGATTGTGTTGTGTGCAGTACTAGTCCGCATAAATTACAACGCTGATTACACGATTGATTTGAGTCAACATGCAGATATCTGTCATTAGTATAGATGACCTGAAGTGTTCGTGTCACGATAGTCATAGGGAATGGTAAGCTAAGACGAATGTTCCAAAGTATGTTTGCCAAACtccactaggccagcatggtcgACTGAGGTCTAAACACTTAATAGACCAGTTCTGACCAGGCTCTGACCAGTAGGCAGTATATGAATACAGACGTCATATAGTAGTAGAACATAAAGTGTTCATACTGCGCATGTACCACCTGTCCTTATTTTAGTATACTGGATCGTGGTCGCAACTTTTACGGGGAATTGATATATTCGAACTGTACACggattttcatttaattttaattttatcattagcAATACTAATGGTTTAAACTACAAAAAGATTTAAAGCaacatatatgttttattaaatatataacttttacttACGGCCGCGTTCGCGTGGAATGTTTTCCTTGGCgttgaaattttctaaaatacaaAGATCATATCGATAATTCAGTACATGGTCTATGCATACGTCGTTCTTTCATCTAAATGTATTGAACGCTTGATGCGTTATCTCTGACAAACATGTTACAATCTTTTACATATTTATCATTatgataaagtaataataagtaCGATAATTGAAGTGAGCTAAAAAGCCACATCCCTCCttgtaattaaatcaaatatagcTTGATAAGTCCATGGCGTACCCCGCCGCGTCCCAGCAATGAGGTTAAAATCGTCCCTCTACTCAGCTAATTAAGTAAGCTGTGAGTGGTTCCGAGCAATCTCGCGACACCTCCCTTCTCCTCCGCGTCCCTCCGTATCCCTCCGCGCCCCTCCGTGTCCCTCCTCGCCGGCAACACTTTTAATTGTTCGTCTTGCGCTGCTGTTGCGCTCAGATTTGTTTGCTACGTTTCCATTTGGAAACGTTTTAGATACTTCCCTCACTTTACTCGGAGGTAGTTTCTGTTattcgtagttttttttttattttggcaagGTTCCTGTACGTTTCGTTTTCGTTTGATTGTAATGATCTTAGACTGTGTGATTGTATGACGAAgctttaaatagatatttttaatatttaggtttaaatattttaatcttctcccgacgtttcaaagactttgcagccttcgtttACGGGGGGACGTTTTTAAATGGATTTCAAGCTCGTAGTTTAATTTGATCATGGCCGCTACATTTATACAGACATTTTCACGAGAACTAAGCATAATGAAAAGTTTGAATAAAATCTCCCAACACTAAGAGAGTGTGCAGCgttcatattttatgaaacaattttaacttttttgaaTGGTTCTCATCCTAGATGTGCCTACGAGGTATGTATATCCGTGTTGCAGTCACTTCTTCAGACTGGAACtttcgattttaatattaattttattcataccCACATTCAAATTACCATCAAATACTCTACTTATCGTCAGGTGcaggtcactttgccatgaacatataaaaaaatagagcaGTTAATATTAAGGTTATACCAGAGACCCACCAACTCTCCACGATATTGACATACACCACAATAACACCTGACAAAACTCGTTTTATCATTGATAATCACGCGGCAGCCGACAGAGGGGCGACAGAATAATACACCAAACATCATTTGTCAAGCCCTCACGATAACtcatcattatttattcatatcaaGCTGTCACCACGTGATATACGAgcttcattgtttattttggagaatgataaaaatataaagaggtAATGCATAGAATATGTTGAGTCTACAGTCTATACGTTCTTTGTGAATATGTGTACCATCCCGCTGTTATAGTATAATGTTTGAAATGCGAAACTTTGAAAAGAAGTATTCGGTAAAAGtgattaattcattttaatggTATTAGAAGCAGAGAATATATTAAGTCCTGAATTAACTTTTGTTTACTACTAGGTgatgctcgcgacttcgcccgcgtgagaaTAATTTCGCTCTACAAAAGTCCCTTAAACCTCAGATAAAAGGTCAGATTTACAATATCCATTATTACCCATAAAAGCAAATTATCAAGATAAAAAGTTatctatatgttaatctaggacatggtttACCcatgtaccaaattttatccaaatccatttagttgtttctgagtttacttctaacaaacatacaaacaattttacaaactttcgcatttataattttagtaggaTAAGAAATAAGATGTGCTGCACTGTGGAACTTTAATACCCAA
This genomic window from Manduca sexta isolate Smith_Timp_Sample1 chromosome 12, JHU_Msex_v1.0, whole genome shotgun sequence contains:
- the LOC115448764 gene encoding fatty acyl-CoA reductase 1-like isoform X2 encodes the protein MTQEFQNGSYQSVSDFYSGRSVFITGATGFLGKAYVEKLAYECREIDKIYILIRHKKAVNLEQRIQNYLDQPEERPEVIQKIIPILGDITAPKLGLKAEDEQTLIDKVSVVIHSAAVVKFNQALKDAINANVEGTRKVLSLAKLMKNVCTFVYISTAYSNCQEYVVEEVLYPPPADLEEAKKFAMKHYILGDDDKELIKNHPNTYTFSKALAEQVVAENRGDLPTIIIRPSIVSASEREPVKGWVDNLTAATGVITSLVKGWIHVIEASGDVVLDIIPLDYVVNLTIVAASRSSLVPGLRVYHSCSSTTNPITLKNIYTHIKEFTSQNNNNASHHVSMFFIKNKALVSGLTCLMQISPAFMADMWLRCKGKQPKYLKLQSKVLQGRNMLEFFSTRSWQIHSEGACSLYSSLSPEDRKAFRCDTTHIEWREYIFHYLVGIERYLARKS
- the LOC115448764 gene encoding fatty acyl-CoA reductase 1-like isoform X1; its protein translation is MTQEFQNGSYQSVSDFYSGRSVFITGATGFLGKAYVEKLAYECREIDKIYILIRHKKAVNLEQRIQNYLDQPFFTRLKEERPEVIQKIIPILGDITAPKLGLKAEDEQTLIDKVSVVIHSAAVVKFNQALKDAINANVEGTRKVLSLAKLMKNVCTFVYISTAYSNCQEYVVEEVLYPPPADLEEAKKFAMKHYILGDDDKELIKNHPNTYTFSKALAEQVVAENRGDLPTIIIRPSIVSASEREPVKGWVDNLTAATGVITSLVKGWIHVIEASGDVVLDIIPLDYVVNLTIVAASRSSLVPGLRVYHSCSSTTNPITLKNIYTHIKEFTSQNNNNASHHVSMFFIKNKALVSGLTCLMQISPAFMADMWLRCKGKQPKYLKLQSKVLQGRNMLEFFSTRSWQIHSEGACSLYSSLSPEDRKAFRCDTTHIEWREYIFHYLVGIERYLARKS